The Microplitis mediator isolate UGA2020A chromosome 8, iyMicMedi2.1, whole genome shotgun sequence genome has a window encoding:
- the LOC130674038 gene encoding thioredoxin-2 gives MAIHIKDLADLKKRIDEAGDKLLVVDFHATWCGPCKVIGPKFEELATIHEDVIFVKVDVDECEEIATVYEVSSMPTFKFFKKGKPVETIVGASEAKLKEAIEKLK, from the exons ATGGCTATACACATTAAAGATCtc GCTGATTTAAAGAAAAGAATCGATGAAGCTGGTGATAAACTCTTAGTAGTTGATTTCCATGCTACCTGGTGCGGTCCCTGCAAAGTAATCGGCCCAAAATTCGAAGAGCTAGCGACAATCCATGAAGATGTGATATTTGTTAAAGTCGATGTTGACGAGTGTGAAGAAATCGCTACTGTGTACGAAGTCTCCAGTATGCCAACATTTAAGTTTTTCAAGAAAGGCAAACCA gttGAGACTATCGTCGGTGCTAGTGAAGCTAAACTTAAAGAAgcgattgaaaaattaaagtaa
- the LOC130674034 gene encoding protein SHQ1 homolog, with amino-acid sequence MLTPRFELSQDENELIINIYAPYANIKDTEVYVEKTDFRFFSSPYYLRLKLPGEIVENDKSFGSYDCDTGKFLLKFSKINPGEHFDNLDMITTLLAPAKEKKNLTANIEVIGNPAVADESLDDNESDDWFIPQSASTSSSLTILTNAPKYGFANKISNALTPFEEGWLKDVVDLPSPDSTTSRLRSSLRESDELNHFSDDHYMADLFQSQDTVRPILDFNPPWHSFKPAEIEFTDREKDILKELPNKEFLLDKQEIQSVIYGLIDILFASSYNHRVTIGENTSESSWDVYKLSGTLCWFESYQNMHQVVKTCVRRSLCYPLYRNWELSMKILEDVKIMIKLGKKFIVKRLCEIYDLFNNSYPPRHVLNQLYIRDYLIWLQQVSDSVIETMVGELEAVGIKKEDVGLDLVELEAAAWSVLKEEEEKKNKNEDVRIDIEQASFPEYFINSVVDGVGKLELTDDSDSDTDTDTETDSDVDSDSDSDSEDSDSDSDSSSSDLSSSSSDSSSSEDNNKKREDKVDLDSDDLTEEEE; translated from the exons atgttgacaCCACGTTTTGAATTGAGCCAAGatgaaaatgaattaataataaatatatatgcaccTTATGCAAATATTAAGGACACTGAAGTTTATGTTGAGAAAACagattttcgttttttttcatCCCCCTATTATTTACG CTTAAAATTACCTGGAGAAATAGTAGAAAACGATAAATCATTTGGTTCATACGATTGTGATACtggaaagtttttattaaaattttcaaaaataaatcctGGAGAACATTTTGATAATCTTGACATGATAACGACTTTACTTGCACCCgcaaaagaaaagaaaaatttgaccGCCAATATTGAAGTcattg gAAATCCAGCTGTGGCTGATGAATCTCTGGATGACAATGAATCAGATGATTGGTTTATACCGCAATCAGCATCAACATCATCATCACTAACAATTTTAACAAATGCACCGAAATATGGatttgcaaataaaatttctaatgcatTAACACCATTTGAG GAAGGATGGTTAAAAGACGTCGTAGATTTACCATCGCCTGATTCAACAACTTCAAGATTGCGTTCATCTCTCCGCGAATCCGATGAATTGAATCACTTTAGCGATGATCATTACATGGCTGATTTATTCCAGTCCCAAGATACAGTGAGACCAATCTTAGACTTCAATCCTCCTTGGCATAGTTTTAAACCCGCAGAAATCGAATTCACTGACCGTGAAAAAGATATTTTGAAAGAGCTTccaaacaaagaatttttacTCGACAAACAAGAGATTCAATCAGTAATTTACGGTCTCATAGACATTTTATTCGCAAGTTCATACAACCATCGAGTGACGATAGGTGAAAATACCAGCGAGAGTAGTTGGGATGTTTATAAATTAAGCGGTACTTTATGTTGGTTTGAAAGTtatcaaaatatgcatcaagTTGTTAAAACTTGCGTGCGTCGATCGCTCTGTTATCCGCTTTATCGTAACTGGGAATTGTCAATGAAGATCTTGGAAGATGTTAAAATCATGATAAAGCTCGGCAAGAAGTTTATTGTGAAGCGATTATGCGAAATTTACGATTTGTTCAATAATTCATACCCACCGCGTCACGTATTGAACCAATTGTACATCCGGGATTATCTAATTTGGCTTCAACAAGTGTCCGATAGTGTGATAGAGACAATGGTAGGAGAGTTAGAAGCTGTTGGGATAAAAAAAGAGGATGTTGGGTTAGATCTTGTTGAACTGGAGGCTGCTGCTTGGTCGGTTTTGAAAGAGGAGGaagagaagaaaaataaaaatgaggaTGTAAGAATCGATATCGAGCAAGCGAGTTTCCCGGAATATTTCATTAATAGTGTTGTTGACGGTGTAGGTAAGTTGGAATTGACGGATGATAGTGACAGTGATACTGACACTGATACTGAAACTGACAGTGATGTTGATAGTGATAGTGACAGTGATAGCGAGGATAGTGATAGCGATTCAGATTCAAGTTCTTCGGATTTGAGTAGCAGTTCGAGTGATTCATCAAGTTCAgaggataataataaaaagcgGGAAGATAAAGTTGATCTAGACTCTGATGATCTTACTGAAGAAGAAGagtag
- the LOC130672675 gene encoding transmembrane protein 53 — MSDLNYHIVYRPNGNAANSEKNVSIKGDIYDSDKKNNDELNKDDFVFIYDDNKKPVIVLLGWAGCQDKYLAKYSAIYEEKSFITLRCTAPVEYLFLRHDKLPSIGRKLLNIIKERNLDEHPIIFHIFSNGGAYLYQHVSLAMDQINNNIKVKGVIFDSAPGERRITSLFKALSAIMGGNPVINIPFSFVITVFLSILWICETISHALGLSNLPSPSNPYTLINESNKWPQLFLYSNADTLIPAADVEKFAYYRAKRGVEVQLVLFTDSPHVKHYAVYRDVYIDIVCNFINDCLTEKVNKDTDNDKDNEETKISNDFLSFEESFNKISKRVILPITATVNK, encoded by the exons atgagcgatttaaattatcatattgTATATCGTCCGAACGGCAATGCGgcaaatagtgaaaaaaatgtatcaataAAAGGAGATATTTATGatagcgataaaaaaaataacgatgaattaaataaagatgactttgtattcatttatgatgataataagaAGCCTGTTATTGTATTACTAGGATGGGCTGGTTGTCaagataaatatttagctAAATATAGTGCGATTTATGAGGAAAAAAG ttttataACACTGAGATGTACAGCCCcagttgaatatttatttctacgACACGATAAATTGCCGAGTATTGgaagaaaattgttaaatattataaaagaacGTAACTTAGATGAACAtcctattatttttcacaTATTTAGTAATGGCGGCGCTTATCTTTATCAACATGTTAGTTTAGCTATggatcaaataaataacaatattaag GTAAAAGGTGTAATATTTGACAGCGCACCTGGTGAACGGAGAATAACATCGTTATTCAAAGCTCTGAGTGCAATAATGGGCGGTAATCCGGTTATTAATATACCATTTTCATTTGTTATTActgtatttttatcaatacttTGGATATGTGAA acaATAAGTCATGCACTGGGATTATCAAACTTACCATCACCATCTAATCCCTatactttaattaatgaatcaaATAAGTGGCCACAACTTTTTCTCTACTCAAATGCTGATACGTTGATACCCGCAGCA GACGTTGAAAAATTTGCATATTATCGTGCAAAACGTGGAGTCGAAGTCCAACTAGTACTATTTACAGATTCACCACATGTTAAACATTACGCAGTATATCGTGATGTATATATTGATATTGTTTGTAATTTCATCAATGATTGTTTAactgaaaaagtaaataaggATACTGACAATGATAAAGACAATGAAGAAACTAAAATaagtaatgattttttaagttttgaggaatcatttaataaaataagtaaacgAGTCATTTTGCCTATTACAGCAACggtaaataagtaa
- the LOC130674037 gene encoding odorant receptor 2a-like, translated as MRKKTLNEPINWTEDSINALGLYKIITQIICSWPLEPRNIYWKIRITLLLIFLVISGFILSEELFDHCGPTGDIVFIFGLFISTLSAVSKIILLNIYHDNMIIIIDNIINDWWDAKDNDYLKAIMRKYSSLNRLLFYMILTPLLIYIFKISSERIPYTTMIDNVTVLIRTTPVSSECWNYANTPVIIYITRFVSRIIECCIYNIASGGVDLYFFVIAMHICGQVEIISLRFQKFYLNNQIFDRNKLLVIINRQKCLLELIDCLLDAFEFLMLVVLLSSTIQLNVIAYTVLFYMKENNIKAAIEITSGTFFYVFTELYIYCYIGDKLSSQIDKLCFAVYDCCWYNFPINALKDIVFVMMKNNRGFSLTAGKIYVMNLENFKNIVKTMGSFFSVMRLMVYK; from the exons ATGAGGAAGAAAACACTGAATGAACCGATAAATTGGACTGAAGATTCAATAAACGCTTTAGGATTGTACAAAATAATAACCCAAATAATTTGTTCGTGGCCACTTGAGCCGCGTAATATTTACTGGAAAATACGTATCACTCTATTgcttatttttttg gttATCTCGGGTTTTATTTTAAGCGAAGAATTGTTCGATCACTGTGGCCCTACTGGTGACATTGTTTTTATATTCGGTCTTTTTATAAGCACCCTATCAGCagtatcaaaaataatattactaaATATCTATCATGACAacatgataattataatcGATAACATAATTAATGACTGGTGGGACGCTAAAGATAACGATTATTTGAAAGCAATAATGCGTAAATATTCATCTTTAAACCGCttattattttacatgatATTAACACctttgttaatttatatatttaaaatatcaagtgAACGAATACCTTATACAACTATGATTGATAATGTTACTGTATTAATACGAACAACTCCAGTAAGTTCTGAATGCTGGAATTACGCAAATACGcctgtaattatttacataacaCGGTTTGTTTCCCGTATTATTGAATGTTGTATTTACAATATCGCAAGCGGCGGAGtagatttgtatttttttgtgatagcTATGCATATTTGTGGACAAgttgaaataataagtttacgttttcaaaaattttatttaaacaatcaaatttttgacagaaataaattattggtgattaTTAACCGGCAAAAATGTTTATTGGAGTTGATTGATTGTCTGCTCGatgcttttgaatttttaatgctcGTTGTATTGCTTTCATCAAcaattcaattaaatgttattg cctATACTGTGCTTTTTTatatgaaagaaaataatattaaagcaGCTATCGAGATAACAAGTggaacatttttttatgtttttacggagctatatatttattgctaCATTGGTGATAAATTGTCATcacaaattgataaattatgtTTTGCTGTTTACGATTGTTGTTGGTataattttccaattaatgcGCTCAAAGATATTGTCTTCGTGATGATGAAGAATAATCGAGGATTCAGTTTAACGGCGGGTAAAATTTACGTTatgaatttagaaaatttcaaaaatattgttaagaCAATgggttcatttttttctgttatgaGACTAATggtttataaatga
- the LOC130672674 gene encoding sialin-like, with translation MPRLKMLPRTSRIVALCSAANFINAADRVIMPIAIVPMTDEYKWNLHWQGWILSAFAFGYFTSQIIGANTANKFGCKTVLMSAVLLWSISTLITPLLVYSVPLLITCRVILGLGEGLGLPVIFHLFAHSVPVEERSRAFGYLVAAGSVGQVVASILCPRIPWQASFYFFGTIGIFWTLLWLVLYKETNSQDEIPLFVPKVNQNRSLRWTELISHWPLWSLYIAHFAMNWSNYIIMQWLPTYLSRNLSANKESISLTAVPYIVNSLVGIAAGHSADNFIQKRWSILSVRRLMTNIGLIGPGIFMLAFCAVDNLLAAVIFISISMGLCACNSAGHLSNHAEVAPNHAGITFAISNTIATIPGILCGPLTAELVTASGGRWMPVFVLAAAINFTGAIIYQTHSSALPVL, from the exons atgccaCGATTAAAAATGCTTCCACGTACATCACGTATTGTTGCACTATGTTCAGCagctaattttataaatgctgCTGATCGTGTTATTATGCCAATAGCTATTGTTCCAATGACTGATGAATATAAATGGAATTTACATTGGCAAGGTTGGATATTATCAGCATTTGCATTTGGTTATTTTACAAGTCaa ATAATAGGAGCCAATACAGCAAATAAATTCGGTTGTAAAACTGTGTTAATGTCTGCCGTATTATTATGGTCAATTAGTACATTAATAACACCATTACTAGTTTATTCAGTAccattattaattacttgtaGAGTTATACTTGGCCTTGGTGAAGGTttag GATTACCcgtaatatttcatttattcgCTCATAGCGTACCTGTTGAAGAAAGATCTCGAGCATTTGGCTATTTAGTCGCAGCTGGTTCTGTCGGCCAAGTTGTCGCATCTATT TTATGTCCAAGGATACCCTGGCAagcaagtttttatttttttggtaccATTGGAATATTTTGGACATTATTATGGTTAGTGCTTTATAAGGAAACGAATTCACAAGATGAAATACCGCTTTTTGTACCAaag GTTAATCAAAATAGATCATTACGTTGGACCGAATTAATAAGTCATTGGCCATTGTGGTCACTTTACATAGCACACTTCGCTATGAATTGGAGTAACTACATTATAATGCAATGGTTGCCGACATATTTATCAAGAAATTTATCAGCTAACAAAGAAAGTATCAGTTTGACTGCAGTTCCTTATATTGTTAACTCACTTGTCGGCattg ctGCGGGACACAGTGCCGAtaatttcattcaaaaaaGATGGTCAATATTGTCAGTAAGAAGATTAATGACAAATATTGGTTTAATAGGCCCTGGTATATTTATGTTGGCATTTTGTGCTGTTGATAATTTACTTGCTGCCGTAAT atTTATATCAATATCAATGGGACTGTGTGCGTGTAATTCAGCAGGACACTTGAGTAATCACGCAGAAGTTGCACCAAATCATGCAGGTATTACATTCGCGATCTCTAATACGATAGCAACGATACCGGGGATTCTCTGCGGACCTCTAACGGCTGAACTGGTAACAGCATCAGGAGGAAGATGGATGCCTGTATTTGTATTAGCAGCGGCCATTAATTTTACTGGtgctattatttatcaaactcATTCATCAGCACTACCTgttctttaa
- the LOC130674033 gene encoding DNA-directed RNA polymerase I subunit RPA1: MSHRFKSRVSAKHLDPCALTFSMYSSEDIKRISAVKIKSPLSFSQTGLPLRGGLYDPSLGPTHTQSDPCGTCSETFANCPGHFGHIELPVPVVNPLFHKVLCSLIKLTCLSCFTLQIPSHEKLLLIGKFRMIMSGFYTELEDLEHEIGVLVDSKKDLNAAELEFLRESVTTIINDLKEKKSVHDNDRLESLSNPTTKNINIQCIKYIDNAIKRCDASKMCISCHRPFTKVSINKNKIMIQHVSNLTEDDEFSDKKVANVMLTPDQSKAYLRKVWRNDKDVLKVMIPCLSSIDIEFPTDIFFFDLIPVVPPKTRPPNMLRNQVLEHPRSQVYKSIMSDCLVLRNIIQAIQDGNTEQLPQEGLAVYDQIRGKTPTEKLQNAWQGLQANVDHLMDRDMSKTSESANCLGLKQIIEKKEGVIRMHMMGKRVDFAARSVITPDPNINIDEIGFPECFAKRLSYPVAVTPWNVTELRQMIINGPNVHPGANMIEIDGWVQRLSATDSLAREAIAKRLLTSNKDSDLAQSVKIVHRHLQNGDIMLLNRQPTLHKPSIMAHKARILKGEQTIRLHYSNCKAYNADFDGDEMNAHFPQNELGRSEGYNLASVPTQYLVPKDGTPLGGLIQDHVIGGVRLTLRGNFFTKDDYMNLVLSALTDHVGQIKLLPPAIIKPIEMWSGKQVVSTVIINLIPRGKALINLTSGAKIRASAWEAEKPRAWKCGEEFEDPNTMSEAEVILRNGELLCGILDKTHYGATPYGLVHCIYELYGGACSTKMLSSFAKLFQMYLRLIGFTLGVEDILVVESGDEKRREVISRCKLVGESVQKEILKLPEETPQEVVVEKIEEAYWRNKKFRAQIDHKYKSTMDKFTNAINKASLGEGLLKKFPSNNLQFMVQTGAKGSDVNRLQISGLLAQIELEGKRPPLMISGRGLPCFPPYYPSPRAGGYIDGRFMTGILPPEFFFHCMAGREGLIDTAVKTSRSGYLQRCLIKHLEGVSVHYDSTVRDSDGSLIQMLYGEDGEDITKSRFLRKEQMNFLAENKNAIIDKKLLKQLKDPIEYGKIMKSVKKLRKWKSKHGSEFQRIRISPFSKYSQDHYKAESAKNKEIDPGKGRTKAAWSLSKKWEHISEEVKNRYAKECNKCPEPITADRRQDLDYGVLTERLESLIDNYMESRKSFTSTISHDQLRDLICLKLMNTLCPAGEPVGLLAAQSIGEPSTQMTLNTFHFAGRGDMNVTLGIPRLREILMMASKNIKTPSMEIPFNKNLKNLTRSANRLRMKLTRCTLADVLKSVHVERKMQQRPSRQLEYYLTVEFLPHKYYKHEFCLSSKQVLERTETLFFKELFREIKKVAKKSGTTLLNVDDKKKRNTELEDSLLDGRIDDDVEEADTKSNKRKADIGENHESSDEEDGNTEDTFAVKRAQIHKEMESYDDPEAEEAPEEVSNDIDEENVDDKKSETDENQDEDQDDEIILSPEMLHARQMAAEQRKIDVVSSSSYGIEYDFDVEKYHWFKYSFYLPLKLIKLDLPTIIRDTAKKVVLWETPAIKRAFTFENPEGETILKTDGLNIVEMAKYVDVLDLQRLYTNDIYGISQTYGIEAANRVIVKEVKDVFKMYGITVDPRHLSLIADYMTFEGTFQPLSRKGMETSASPLQQMSFESSLVFLRNATLQGKCDNLISPSGRLMLGQPCKTGTGCFDVIDQPLLSI, translated from the exons atgtctcaCCGTTTTAAATCACGTGTTTCGGCAAAACACTTGGATCCATGTGCATTAACATTTTCTATGTACTCATCTGAGGATATTAAACGTATAAGTgctgtcaaaataaaatcaccaTTGAGTTTCAGTCAGACTGGATTACCACTACGAGGCGGTCTTTATGATCCATCACTAG gaCCAACTCATACTCAATCAGATCCATGTGGAACATGCAGTGAAACATTTGCTAATTGTCCTGGTCATTTTGGTCATATAGAGTTACCAGTTCCTGTAGTCAATCCCTTATTTCACAAAGTCCTTTGTTCGTTAATAAAACTAACATGTTTGTCATGTTTTACTTTACAAATTCCCAGTCACGAAAAATTATTGCTCATCGGAAAGTTTCGTATGATCATGTCAGGATTTTACACAGAGCTCGAAGATCTAGAACACGAAATTGGGGTATTGGTTGATAGCAAAAAAGATCTTAACGCTGCTGAATTAGAGTTCCTTCGTGAATCAGTTACTACAATTATAAATGatcttaaagaaaaaaaatctgttcaTGATAACGATCGTCTAGAAAGTCTATCAAATCCCACTACAAAAAACATAAACATCCAGTGCATTAAATATATTGACAATGCAATTAAACGATGTGATGCCAGTAAAATGTGTATAAGTTGTCACCGGCCATTTACTAaagtatcaattaataaaaataaaataatgattcaaCATGTTTCTAATCTAACGGAAGACGATGAATtttctgataaaaaagttGCAAACGTTATGCTTACTCCGGATCAATCGAAAGCATATTTACGAAAAGTTTGGCGTAATGACAAAGACGTACTCAAAGTTATGATTCCATGCTTGTCTTCAATAGACATCGAATTTCCaacagatatattttttttcgatttaattcCTGTTGTTCCACCGAAAACTCGCCCGCCAAATATGCTCAGAAATCAAGTGCTCGAGCATCCGCGATCACAAGTTTATAAAAGTATAATGTCAGATTGTTTGGTACTGCGTAATATAATACAGGCAATACAAGACGGTAACACAGAGCAGCTTCCACAAGAGGGTTTGGCGGTTTATGATCAGATACGCGGTAAAACACCAACTGAAAAACTCCAAAATGCGTGGCAAGGATTGCAAGCAAATGTTGATCATTTAATGGATCGCGATATGAGTAAAACTAGTGAGTCCGCAAATTGTCTAGGTTTAAAACAGATTATTGAAAAGAAAGAGGGTGTGATACGTATGCATATGATGGGAAAACGTGTTGACTTTGCAGCTCGTTCAGTAATAACTCCCGATCCTAATATAAACATTGATGAGATAGGATTCCCGGAATGTTTCGCTAAAAGATTGTCGTACCCGGTGGCAGTGACACCCTGGAATGTCACCGAATTACGGCAGATGATTATAAATGGACCTAATGTTCATCCAGGAGCCAATATGATTGAAATTGATGGCTGGGTCCAGCGTCTTAGTGCTACTGACTCACTTGCAAGAGAGGCAATTGCCAAACGATTACTCACGTCTAATAAAGATAGTGACTTGGCCCAATCGGTTAAAATTGTTCACCGGCATTTGCAGAACGGTGATATTATGCTGCTGAATCGTCAACCAACCTTACACAAGCCCAGTATTATGGCACACAAAGCGAGGATTCTTAAAGGTGAGCAAACTATACGTTTGCATTATTCTAATTGTAAAGCATACAATGCCGATTTTGATGGTGATGAAATGAATGCCCACTTTCCGCAAAATGAATTGGGACGTAGTGAGGGTTACAATCTTGCGTCGGTACCTACTCAGTATCTAGTACCCAAAGACGGTACACCTTTGGGAGGTTTAATTCAGGATCACGTTATTGGTGGTGTGCGTTTAACTCTGCGTGgtaattttttcacaaaagACGATTATATGAACCTTGTATTGTCCGCTTTGACTGATCATGTGGGTCAGATAAAATTACTACCGCCTGCGATTATAAAACCTATTGAAATGTGGTCGGGTAAGCAAGTTGTATCCACAGTTATCATAAATCTCATTCCTCGGGGTAAAGCGTTGATTAATTTAACTTCGGGAGCTAAAATTCGTGCCAGTGCTTGGGAAGCTGAGAAGCCTAGAGCTTGGAAATGCGGTGAAGAATTTGAAGATCCAAATACAATGAGCGAGGCTGAAGTTATTTTACGTAATGGTGAATTGCTTTGTGGAATTCTTGATAAAACTCATTACGGTGCTACTCCTTATGGTTTAGTTCATTGTATCTATGAATTGTATGGGGGAGCGTGCTCTACTAAAATGTTAAGTTCATTTGccaaattatttcaaatgtaTTTACGTCTTATTGGATTCACTTTGGGTGTTGAGGATATTCTTGTAGTAGAATCTGGGGATGAAAAACGGAGAGAAGTTATTTCACGTTGTAAACTTGTAGGTGAAAGTGTTcaaaaagaaatattaaaattacctgAAGAAACTCCGCAAGAGGTAGTTGTTGAAAAAATAGAAGAAGCTTATtggagaaacaaaaaattccgTGCGCAAATTGATCACAAGTATAAATCTACAATGGATAAGTTTACCAATGCTATTAATAAAGCGAGTTTAGGTGAAGgtctgttgaaaaaatttcccagTAACAATCTACAGTTTATGGTGCAAACTGGTGCAAAAGGTTCTGATGTTAATCGTCTCCAGATTTCAGGATTATTAGCGCAAATTGAGTTAGAAGGTAAACGACCACCACTGATGATAAGTGGACGTGGTCTACCTTGTTTCCCACCTTATTATCCATCCCCTCGTGCTGGAGGATACATAGACGGGCGTTTCATGACGGGAATTTTACcacctgaattttttttccattgtaTGGCCGGTCGTGAAGGTCTAATTGATACTGCTGTTAAAACCAGTCGTTCAGGTTATCTTCAAAGATGTTTGATAAAACATTTAGAAGGTGTATCAGTACACTATGATAGCACAGTAAGAGATTCTGATGGTAGTTTGATACAAATGTTGTACGGTGAAGATGGTGAAGATATTACGAAATCAAGATTTTTGCGAAAAGAACAAATGAACTTTTtggcagaaaataaaaatgcgaTAATTGATAAGAAGTTATTGAAACAGCTTAAAGATCCTATCgaatatggaaaaataatgaagagtgtaaaaaaattacgaaagtGGAAATCAAAACACGGAAGTGAGTTTCAACGTATTCGTATCTCTCctttttctaaatattcaCAGGATCATTATAAAGCTGAAAGCgctaaaaataaagaaattgatCCTGGCAAGGGACGTACCAAAGCCGCGTGGTCTTTATCGAAGAAATGGGAGCATATTAgtgaagaagtaaaaaatagaTACGCGAAGGAATGTAATAAATGCCCGGAACCAATTACAGCTGATCGGAGACAGGATTTAGATTATGGAGTTTTGACAGAACGACTAGAaagtttgattgataattatatggaATCACGAAAATCATTTACTTCGACAATTAGTCATGATCAATTGCGTGATTTAATATGTTTGAAGCTTATGAATACTCTGTGTCCAGCTGGTGAACCTGTAGGTCTTTTAGCAGCTCAGTCTATCGGTGAACCTTCAACACAGATGACACTGAACACTTTTCACTTTGCCGGTCGAGGTGACATGAATGTAACTCTGGGTATCCCACGTCTTagagaaattttaatgatGGCCTCCAAAAATATCAAAACACCTAGTATGGAAATaccttttaataaaaatctcaaaaacTTAACACGCTCTGCAAATCGTTTACGTATGAAATTAACCCGTTGTACGCTTGCTGATGTTCTAAAATCAGTTCACGTTGAACGTAAAATGCAGCAACGTCCATCAAGACAATTGGAATATTATTTAACTGTGGAATTTTTACCCCacaaatattataaacatgAATTTTGTTTATCTTCCAAACAAGTACTTGAGAGAAcagaaacattatttttcaaagaattattcagagaaataaaaaaagttgctAAAAAATCTGGTACTACGCTTCTTAATGTTGATgacaagaaaaaaagaaacacaGAACTTGAAGATTCGTTACTAGACGGCAGAATTGATGACGATGTTGAAGAAGCTGATACTAAATCGAATAAACGTAAAGCTGATATTGGTGAGAATCATGAGTCATCAGATGAAGAAGATGGTAATACTGAAGATACATTTGCGGTTAAAAGAGCTCAAATTCATAAAGAAATGGAAAGTTATGATGATCCAGAAGCTGAAGAAGCTCCTGAAGAAGTTTCTAATGACATAGACGAAGAAAatgttgatgataaaaaatcagAAACCGATGAAAACCAAGATGAAGACCAAGACGATGAAATAATTCTATCACCAGAAATGCTTCATGCCCGGCAAATGGCCGCCGAGCAGCGTAAAATAGACGTCGTTAGTAGCTCTAGCTACGGAATAGAGTACGACTTTGATGTAGAAAAATACCATTGGTTTAAATACAGTTTCTACTTACCACTAAAGCTCATCAAGCTTGATTTACCAACAATTATTCGTGATACAGCtaaaaaagttgttttatGGGAAACACCTGCCATCAAACGTGCATTTACATTCGAAAATCCCGAAGGCGAAACTATATTAAAGACAGACGGACTTAACATCGTTGAAATGGCCAAGTATGTTGATGTTTTAGATCTACAACGACTATACACTAATGACATTTACGGAATATCTCAGACTTATGGAATAGAAGCCGCGAATCGAGTTATTGTTAAAGAGGTCAAGGATGTCTTCAAGATGTACGGAATTACAGTTGATCCAAGGCATTTATCGCTTATCGCTGACTACATGACCTTCGAAGGAACTTTTCAGCCGCTAAGTCGTAAAGGAATGGAGACTTCAGCATCACCATTGCAACAAATGAGCTTCGAAAGTTCATTAGTTTTCTTGAGAAATGCAACATTGCAAGGCAAGTGCGACAATTTGATATCACCGTCAGGTAGATTGATGCTCGGACAGCCTTGCAAAACAGGTACAGGGTGCTTTGATGTGATTGATCAGCCTCTATTGTCTATTTAA